The Salmo salar chromosome ssa06, Ssal_v3.1, whole genome shotgun sequence sequence cacacattcacacagatacacacaaaaACCACACACAACCGTTCCACATATTCACACTAACAAGCACTTAGTTTGTATACAGACAAACAAATTCTATAATCTGTAAGATACAAACATGTTTCCTTGTCAATTGCAGATTTGGTGATGACATCCCTGGCATGGAGGGTCTTGGCACAGGTAATTTTGATATTCCATCTGCAATCATCAGTAGTCATGTTTGTTCATCTATATATTTGTATTTCTActttcagtgccttcagaaagtatcatACCCCTTGAATTATCCCACATTTAGTtatgttacagcttgaattcaaaatggattaaatatctcacacatctacacacatctacacacaataccccacaaagacaaagagaaaacatctttctagacatttttgcaaatgtcatGAAAATAAGTATAAGTACATAAGTTTTCAGTCttttgagtcaatacatgttcaaatcacctttggcagcgataacagctgtgagtttttcttGGTAAGTCTCAGAGTTTTGCACAATATTTTtccattattattttaaaaatgtagCTCTGATCAAGACAaacattttcaagcagatttatgtCAAACTATAACTCGGACACTTAGGAACatacactgtcttcttggtaagcaactccagtgtagatttggccttgtgttttaagttattgccctgctgaaatgtgaattaatctcccagtgtctagtggaagcagactgaaccaggttttcctctaggatttttcctgtgcttagctccattacgttTCCTTTTAACCCtgtaaactccccagtccttaaagattacaagcatacccctaacatgatgcagccaccactatacttgaaaatatggagagtgatactcagtaatgtgttgtattggacataacactttgtaatcaggacaaaaagtgaactgctttgccacattttttgcagttttactttagtgccttgttgcaaacaggatgcatgttttgtaatatttttattctgtacagaggtccttcttttcactctgtcaattaggttagtattgtggagtaactacaatgttgttgatccatcctcagttttttcctatcacagccattaaactttataaccgttttaaagtcacaattggcctcatggtgaaatccctgaacggtttccttcctatccggcaactgagttaggaaggacgcctgtatatttgtaaagactaggtgtattgatacaccatccaaagggaaattaataacttcaccatgctcaaagggatactcaatgtctgcttttattaTTTTATAGGTGCCCTTTGTGATGAGGAatcggaaaacctccctggtctttgaagTTGAATCTaagtttgaaattcactgttcgactgagggaccatacagataattttatgtgtggggtacagagatgaggtagtcatttaaaaatgatgttaaacactattattgcacacagagtgagtccatccaAGAAAacgtattgactcaagacatttcagatttgaattttttattcatttgtaatttttttttgaaaaacataattccactttgacattatggggtattgtgtgttttaATCCatgttcaattcaggctgtaacagaacaaaatgtggaataccttctgaagacactgtatatcGACAACCAAGACAACCAACAAGTGTTCCTTGCCCCTTTTCATCAACTGGACAATCAATACTAATTATTtatccctctctcattctgtctagaCATAGCAGTGGTCTGCCCATGGGAGGCCTACGGCGACATGGAGCTCAGTGATCTGGCCAAATATGGAATCATCTAAGACTACTGCCTCCTGCCTTCCCTTAACCTCTCCACTCTTGACACTTCCCTCTGTCTTAGTCTGGCGCGCCACCATAAGGCGACTGGCCATCCCCCTAAAGTCGTCTCGTCACTCCACACTGTTCTTAAGTCTGTTGTGGTCAGGCACTGCAGCCTGAAAGACCACATATGGTGGGCAGACGGAACAATgaactgttaatttttattattatcatataatagtattatactgtattttatacaggaCATAAGAGATACTTGATGTGACACAACAAGaccacccccacccctcctctctacaATAGCCTACCTCGGCTCCCCCTTCCCTCTGTCCTTTTATAATCACTCAGATCCCTTTAGTCCCCCAATTCCTCTGTGAACCATCAACCACATCAATGGACGCAAGCAAAAGACTAGCTATGACTAGCTTGTACTTGCTTATAGTCTACTACAGAAATGTAAATATGTCTCTGTTTCCAATGCAACCTCCACCTTCGTTACCCTCCCTTTTTACCCCAATCTCTTTTTTTTGCATTGTGTTTTTTACTTGTTGTTGATAAGGCGTGCTACTGTGAACACACAGGAAACGAAAGGGATGAGACcagggaggagggtgtgtgatGCTTTGTCATAGATCATTATGGTGAAGACATTCCCTGTTATCCCTGTGGTGCTACCACACTGCCCCCTTCTTAGTGCACGCTATGCCACCaaacaaaatataaatatattgatgtgttacacacacaaacacatttataTGACGGAATGTGTATATGTGATTGTATGTCCTGATAGATACATTAaagtttttattttcaatactcaTGTTGTCCTTTGCTCTTCTGTCATCTCTGAGAGAATATGAGAAAATACAACCCCTTCCATGATAGGGTATAAAATGAAAATCTGAGTATGTTATACTTTTCACAAATAACAGACATTCTTTTAAAGATCGTTCATTAAGAACAGCAATGAACATTCATAAGCATATAATTCAACCATATTTTTTCTACATTGCTCCACCATAGCAGACTGTAGTTTGAAACTTTAACAACATttgtacagtaccaatcaaatgtttggacacacctactcattcaaggattttcctttatttttactatgttctacattgtagaaaaatagtgaagacatcaatacgatgaaataacacatatggaatcatgtagtaactaaaaaagtgttaaacaaatcaaaatctattttctatttgagattctcaAAGTaacctccctttgccttgatgacagctttgcacactctttgcattctctcaaccagcttcatgaggtagtcacctggaatgcatttcaattaactggtgtgcctaatttgtggaatttctttccttcttaatgcgttcgagccaatcagttgtgttgtgacaaggtaggggtggtatacagaagatagccctatttggtaaaagaccaagtccatattatggcaagaacagctcaaataaggaaagagaaacgacagtccatcattactttaagacatgaaggtcagtcaatatggaaaatgtcaagaacttcgaatgtttcttcaagtgcagttgcaaaaaacattaagtgctatgatgaaactggctctcatgaggactgccacaggaaaggaagacccagagtttcctctgctgcagaggttaaaTTAATTACAGTTAacggcacctcagattgcagcccaaataaatgcttcacagagttcaagtaacagacacatctcaacatcaactgttcagaggagactgcatgaatcatgccttcatggtcaaattgctgcaaagaaaccactactaaaggacaccaataataagaagagacttgcttgggccaagaaacatgagcaatggatattagaccggtggaaatctgtcctttggtctgatgagtccaaatttgagatttttggttctaaccgctatgtctctgtgagatgcagagtaggtgaacggatgatttccgcgtgtgtggttcctaccgtgaagcatggaggtggaggtgtggtggtgctttgctggtgacactgtctgtgatttatttagaattcaaggcacacttaaccagcgaaacgaaacgccatcccatctggtttgcgcttagtgggactatcatttgtttttaaacaggacaatgaccccaaacacacctccaggctgagtaagggctatttaacaaaggagagggatggagtgctgcatcagatgacctggcctccacaatcacccaacctcaaccccaattgagatggctttggatgagttggaccgcagagtgaaggaaaagcagccaacaagtgctcagcatatgtgggaactccttcaagactgttggaaaagcattcctcatgaagctggttaagagaatgccaagagtgtgcaaagctgtcatcaaggcaaagggtggttactttgaagaatctaaaatatattttgatttgtttaacacttttttgttactacatgattccatgtgttatttcatagttttgacatcttcactattattctacaatgtagaaaatagtaaaaataaagaaaaacccttgaatgagtaggcgtgtccaaacttttgactggtactgtatatatttctcACAACCAGTTACTATGGTAGGTTTTTCCCAAACATGTACATGTCCttatctcagagacacatccaACTGTCACCAGTGTCTTACACAACAATGTCTCATTTCCATGACATACCAACCACAAATATTgagtaataataatacagtatGCCACTCTTGGAATATTCCAGACAATGTCCTGGGTGTTACATCCCTTAGCACATGAAAGGATGGCGAAATCAACTCCTTTATTTCACAGTCCCCCAAATATCTTTCTCAAAACGTCTttgccatttacatttacattttgtgtTACTACATTGTTTTGGTTGATGCCCTGTGGTCGTAAGTCAGTCTGTGTCTGTGCTTTAATATTTATTTAGTAACTCTTGATAGTCTACTGGTACTGTAAATTCTTCTCCTAGGTCCCTGATGCTTATGGAAATCCTATACTGTGAACAGACAAAGTATCCCGGcctttgtgtctgtctctatGAAAGCTTCCGTGTTTATCCCCTCTGCTCCGTTTACACACACCTTACAGAACGTCCTTGCCTGTACATACTTGAACCCAGGAGCTCAGCACGGGCTTGTTCATACAGAGACCCATTGgaaggtattctccctccctgaCATACACCACCTGAGGGCTATCAGTGTTGTGAGGTTATGTCTAAGTGGTTACTGTTAGTCTCAGGGACAGTTAGATGAGTCAGTTGTGTTATTcagcctcctccttcctcctcctcggtcgtcactagttactacAGCCACAAAGTAATAAACCATGTCTATTTCTACAAAAACGAGATTTTAAACCTGAGCTTAATCCTAACCACACTTATGTCTAAACGTAACCTTAAATTtaaaccaaaaagcacatttttgtttgagTGAATAGCCCATTTTGAGTTTGTGGTTGTAATAACTAGTGGAAACCCTTCCCCTCACCTCTAACTTCTCTCTGTAACATAGCAACCAGCAGTGTGATTATTTATGACGACCTGGCATTCAGATCTTTGCCTATGCATATCATTTCCAATTATGTGGTCAACTCTCATAGCTAGATATTCAACTTTAGCATTTCcttgacactgtgtgtgtgtgtgtgtgtgtgtgtgtgtgtgtgtgtgtgtgtgtgtgtgtgtgtgtgtgtgtgtgtgtgtgtgtgtgtgtgtgtgtgtgtgtgtgtgtgtgtgtgtgtgtgtcagtgcctgTTCCATAGCCTCCAGGGATTTGAGCCCCACCTATACTTTGCTGTTTTGTGAGATAGACtaagaaaaagagagcgagaggaggggaaGTCAGGGGTGGGTCAGCCCAAACTTCTCTCCTATCGCTTCACCAGTAGATGTAAATGTGGCTGAGgtgaaaaaaaatcctcatcttTCGTTTCCAAAATAatttactccctccctccctccctctctccctccctccctccctccctccctcttgcacCGCCTGTAAAAGATATGGAAACATCCTTGAGTTAGGAGGCACGTTCATACATAGATGACTGTCTACTGATGCATCAGCTGAGAGTTTATTGCAAATCTCAAGTGGAACTACAAGTAGGAGAGAAATAACTACCAAGCACAGAGGTGGATGCACTGAAGCTACCGGATAAAGGGTAAATCAATGTTACTAATCTTTGTTAGTTCGAAAGTTGTAGCTTGAATGGAGGTATATCCTACCAATTTTTTTGCCACCTGTTTTGCCACAGGAAGAGTTTGTTGTTTTAAAGTAAAAATGTTGCTCACGAGATTAAAAGTAAGCAGTTGAAGCAGCGATGCCTTCATGTCTCCTGTTGTTGGATGACAATTAATCATTATAGTTTAGAATGTTGTTACTGTCAACCAATTCAACAACCCAATCAACCCAAAAACATTCAAAACAATTATTTAATGAAATATTTGTTTATGTTATGTAACAAATGACCAGTCACATGAACATGTTCCTGAAATAATCAGTAAAGATAGACTTGATAGAGATGTTTTAGTGACTTTTAGAGGTTTTATCTCCTGCCCTCGGTGCAAAACAGAGTTATCCTTAAGGGTTAAATAAAGTGGCCAGGGCCATATTTGCCCAGCGATAAGCATATTAAATGTCATATTTGAATCTCTGACACTGAAACAAGGGCTCTGTTATGAACTAGAGGAAGTGACAATCAACTATCAGGAGTATATATCTCTGGCTTCTTTCTCCCACTTCTCACTTCCAATCTCAGTGTGTCAACCCCCCCTTGCATTTGTATTTCGCTGTCACGCTCACTCCCTATTGCCCTCTTTCCTGGTTTCACACGGCTTTATGAGTTTATGTAGTCTACATTTTTCCTCTGTGggagagcagggatgggcaacggGACGTCccaatttatttattatttattatgaAATCAGTTGGGGTTTCAACTTACTGCTGCGAGTTAAAATAGTGGAAtatacaaggtgcaatttcgaaatgtgGTTGTTATCAGCAGTTATTCTCTTGTCATATAAAGCACTGATAGtcagtcaattagcccatgtcagctaacagttTTTAGATCCCTAAGTTAGTTttgcggccagctatctaaactgtcctgtataaaatacagtataatactatgaTATGATTATGTTAGTCAGTCACTCAGATataatattaaaaactgcaaacatttctctccaccctatggcaaaatgtgtagaattgcaggaaatgatctGTAAAACAATGTGGGGACGCAGACCCGCGAGCAACTGtgacccctcatgatgagttcagattttctGTGGCCCCGACTCCCTCCACGTTGTCCATCCCTGATGTAGAGTATCTAGAACCTGTTCCTAATGAAATCACTCCTAATTCCTCTATTCTTACCGTGTACACAAAGTTATTTCCCTGTCCTGGCATGTCTGTGGCCTGTCTGCTCCCTTCCCTCtggctgcgctctctctctctctctctctctctctctctctctctctctctctctctctctctctctctctctctctctctctctctctctctctctctctctctctctctctctctctctctctctctctctctctctctctctctctctcctctctctctctctcgcatcttTATTCAAAAGCACCTTAATTGATTTGATTGTCCTAAATACTGCTATGCTCTATAAATAAAGATATTCAGAGTTAAAAATACATGCTCTCATGTATGCTACTTTTTCCAGGTAGCAAAGGCCCATCTGAGCAGGGAGTAGACCATCAAAACATAAaaccagagagaggaaggacaacaacatgcagacaaaacaaaacacaagAATGGTCTTTCCATTCCAGATACACAAATCTATTTTTCTCATCCTACTACTCAATGTCCCACTTCCCAGCACATGTCAGACCACACTGAATGCCAGCACCCTCAACCAAACCATCCCTCCCAGTGCTGCCACTAGCTCTAAGGCTATCCCCAATACCACCACTAACAATCCCACTGTAAAATCCACTATCAACCGAGGCACCACTTCCTTCCTCCAGCGCAACTCTTCCTCAAACTCTACTTCCCAGGATGCAATCCTAGGGTGTGGGGCGGATCTGGACCCAGTGTACTCCTACCTGTGTGACCGTCAGGCGGCGTGGGGTATCGTGGTGGAGAGCCTGGCCTCACTGGGTTTTGTGGTCAGTTCAGTGCTGCTGGTGGGGCTGCTGTTCTGGACCCTGTGGATGTGTGTGTCGTCCCGCCAGCGCAGGGGCATCGGGGGGAGCGTAGCCTCCATGGCTCTGTTCCTGCTCAGCACGGCGGGGGTCTTCGCACTGACCTTTGCCTTCGTCATCCGACTCACCACCCAGACATGCCCCACGCGCCTCTTCCTGTTCGGGGTGCTGTTCTCCCTGGCTTTCTCCTGCCTGTTGGCGCGCTGCCTGGCCCTGCTGGGCTTCTCTGTGGCCCGGGGCTGGGGGGAGGCTGGGGTGGCCCTGGCCCTCTTCACCCTCCAGGTGGTCATCGCTACAGAGTGGCTGATCATCGTGCTGCTGCGGGACGGCCAGCCCTGCCAGTACCTCCAGGGGGAGTTTGTCATGTTGCTCATCTACGTGCTGGTTCTGCTGGCCGCCGGCCTGGTCCTCTCCCTGTGCTGCCTCTGCCGCTCCTGTCTCACCTACAGCTACAGCAGGGGCAGCCACCGACAGAGCCAGGTCCAGGCCACGCTGCTCTGCCTCACcctgctgctgtctgctgccaTCTGGGTGGTGTGGATTGCCCTGCTGACCCGGGGTAACATGGAGATGGGCCGGCGGCCGCAGTGGGATGACCCGGTGCTGAGTATAGCCCTGGTGGCCAACGGCTGGGTCCTGCTGCTGGGCCACGGACTAGCCCAAGTGGTTCTCCTCTGCAGGTGGGAGGCCAGCTCCAAGGAGGGCACCCTAGACTTTGGCGGATGGACCAGTCCCAACGCCAACCTGCCAGGGCTGGGGAGCCCGAAAgaagggagggagaacagaagcTTTGAGAACGACGGTGAGGAACGGAGAAGTGAGAAACAGTAGCACTGGAAAGGAGTAAAGCAGGGAAATGTACTGTACTGCATGTCTACGTTTTGTTAATCAGCAACATAACATTAGAAACACAGAAAATGTACTGGTGGTACAGTACTAATAAGTTAGCATGGAAGCTAGATTATATATGGACTAGCTCCAATGAATAAAATATGACATATGAGGTTAATTACACAATCTGTCACTTTAATACTTACTGTATGGAATCTGCAGATAATTGAGTCATTGTATCGTGTTCTCTTCCCCAGGCAGAAAACAAGACCCCATTTTCCCATCACCATATGAGTCTGGATTCTCAATGACAGTGAGTAGGCTTCAAAATGGCTCTGGGTTTACTGGGTAGGAATGAGAATCAGCATGTTATAACAAAGAAtaactaacaaaaatatatgcttAATCAGATAATGTATAGAATTGTATtttacaagagacaaaattcacaaattctacagcacgagtgtagagtcatgtcttaagtgtaaaactaacagaCTCAATAATCAATGACTTCTGGGAATGCTATTAAGTCCAGAAGTTGTGGGTGgagctagaaagttggctgtcagaagtattacaatgtaaatttaCTTTTAAtcagtctgtctgcatatttcaagacatggcacaTGGGAGTGTAGTGAGATACCCGGTGGTTTGGATGATTCTCTTACAAAAACTGAAAAACATACGCACATTCACGTACTTTACATGGATGCCTGATGAAAAGTTAAGGGTTGAAATGTTGTTATgaataaatatcacctgggagtATGAGCAGCAGTCTGCGGcattttcctttctgttttccatggacaattctcttctcatcactcatcttgaaaaaacgtATACTAAAAATGTGGAAATCAATCAATTCGCTTTCAACATTGAAATAATAAATCATTAGATTTTTATTTCAATGTTGAAAGAGCGTGGGctacggagagaaacaaaatggtgcagtttcagGCCATGTGGAGGAGAGTGATGGGGGTGTGTGCTAGTGgatctggacaggtgtgatgtagttgatgtttgTATGATGTTGTCATTTGAATGTTTATGTCTTCTATTGTTCATAAAAGATAAATAACATCTTACAAAATAATATGACCCTTGCCATTACACGCAATGTATATGTAATGCTGAACAACTAATTGCCATTATTTACTGCACTAATGTTTTAACGTTTCACTACGTTTGTGTTTCAGGAAATAGATCCTGACAAAGATTACTCCATCCCTCGTCCTCAGACCACCAACATCAGCGAGCCCTATGATGTATACTACGGACACAGCCTG is a genomic window containing:
- the LOC106607099 gene encoding G-protein coupled receptor family C group 5 member D; translation: MQTKQNTRMVFPFQIHKSIFLILLLNVPLPSTCQTTLNASTLNQTIPPSAATSSKAIPNTTTNNPTVKSTINRGTTSFLQRNSSSNSTSQDAILGCGADLDPVYSYLCDRQAAWGIVVESLASLGFVVSSVLLVGLLFWTLWMCVSSRQRRGIGGSVASMALFLLSTAGVFALTFAFVIRLTTQTCPTRLFLFGVLFSLAFSCLLARCLALLGFSVARGWGEAGVALALFTLQVVIATEWLIIVLLRDGQPCQYLQGEFVMLLIYVLVLLAAGLVLSLCCLCRSCLTYSYSRGSHRQSQVQATLLCLTLLLSAAIWVVWIALLTRGNMEMGRRPQWDDPVLSIALVANGWVLLLGHGLAQVVLLCRWEASSKEGTLDFGGWTSPNANLPGLGSPKEGRENRSFENDGRKQDPIFPSPYESGFSMTEIDPDKDYSIPRPQTTNISEPYDVYYGHSLSD